CACTTGATTTTGTTATTGCATCAATTCATTCTAGTTTTAGTCAAGATGAAGAGACAATCATGATGCGTTTAAAAAATGCAATGAGAAATCCTTATGTTAGCATGATTGGGCATCCAACAGGGCGCAAAATTGGCAGAAGAGCTGGGTACAAAGTAAATGCTGAAGAATTAATTTCTGTAGCAAAAGAAACAGGTACAATTTTAGAATTAAATGCAAATCCAAATCGATTAGATTTAAATAAAGAAATGTTAATGATGGCTGCGGAAGCTGGTGTGATGCTATCAATTAATACTGATGCACATAATATTGATATGCTAGAGCATATGACTGTTGGGGTTAGTGCGGCCAAGAAGGCTTGGTTAAAAAGAGAAAATATTGTAAATACATTTGAATTACACGAACTTTTAAGTTTGATTGAAAGGAAACGTAATCGAGTGTAAGGAGGGTACGACGGGGCATGCAACGTACGTTAAGAGTTTTAGAGTACGATAAAATAAAAGAACAATTACTTAAACACGCTTCATCTTCACTAGGTAAGGAACGTATAAAAAACCTTTTACCAAGTACTAGCTATGATGAAGTTGTAGAATTACATGAATCAACCGACGAAGCTGTGAAAGTTATTCGTCTACGAGGAAATGTACCTCTTGGCGGATTATCAGATATAAGAATGCAAGTAAAAAGGGCAGATATTGGCGGAATGCTATCTCCTTCTGAGCTAATTGCGATTTCAGGTGTTACATATGCCGGACGTCAAATGATTCGATTTATTGAGGGCTTAATTGAGAGTGAAGTAGAAATTCCTTACTTAGAATCATTAAGTGAGCAAATCATTCCTTTATTAGAGCTAGATAAAAATATAAAGGCTGCTATTGGTGATAACGGAGAAGTTTTAGACGATGCTAGTGTGACACTTCGAACGATTCGTGGACAAGTTCGAACAGCTGAAGCTCGAATTCGTGAAAAATTGGAGAGTCTAACTAGAGGAACAAATGCACAAAAAATGTTATCAGATTCAATCGTAACGATTCGTAATGATCGTTTCGTTATCCCAGTAAAACAAGAATATCGACATGTTTATGGTGGTATTGTTCATGATCAATCTTCTTCTGGTCAAACATTATTTATTGAGCCACAAGCTGTCGTTACATTAAACAATAGTTTACAAGAAGCTAAAGTTAAAGAAGAGCAAGAAATTGAGAAAATTTTAATCGCACTAACAGGTCAAGTAGCTGAGGCTTCAGCGGATTTATTGCAAAATGTTGAAATTTTAGCTGAAATGGATTTCTTATTTGCAAAAGCTAACTACTCGCATGCTATTAAGGCGAGTAAACCAATTTTAAATAACGATCGATATTTTAAATTAAAAAAAGCACGTCACCCACTAATTCCAAGGGATATAGTAGTAGCTAATGATATTGAATTAGGTAAAGATTTTACTACGATTGTCATTACTGGTCCAAATACAGGTGGTAAGACTGTTACTTTAAAAACGATTGGTATTTGTGTTTTAATGGCACAATCTGGTCTACAAATTCCTGCACTAGACGGCTCAGAAATCTGTGTGTTTGAGCAAATTTTCGCCGATATTGGTGATGAACAATCAATCGAACAGAGCTTAAGTACATTCTCTTCTCATATGGTGAATATTGTCGATATTTTAAAACATGTTAATCATAGTAGTCTTGTATTATTTGATGAATTAGGAGCTGGAACTGACCCTCAGGAAGGTGCGGCTTTAGCAATCTCAATTTTAGATGAGGTCAGTGAATACGGTGCAAGAGTAGTAGCGACTACGCATTATCCTGAATTAAAAGCATATAGTTACAATCGAGAGCACGTTATGAATGCCAGTGTTGAATTTGATGTAGAAACATTAAGTCCGACTTATCGACTATTAATTGGTGTTCCAGGTAGAAGTAATGCATTTGAGATTTCTAGAAGACTTGGACTTTCAACTCGTGTAATTGAAAAAGCAAGAAATCATGTAAGTGAAGAAAGTAATGAAGTTGAAAATATGATTGCATCTTTAGAAACGAGTAGAAAAGGTGCAGAAACAGAATGGAAAGAAGCAGAAGATTTCCGTAAAGAATCAGAGCGTGTATTCAAAGACTTACAAAAGCAAATGATGGAATTTTATGAGCACCGTGATGAATTATATCGTGGAGCACAGGAAGAAGCGAAAAAGCGTGTCAGAGTAGCACAACAAGAAGCTGAGGAAATTATTAAAGAGCTAAGAGCGTTAAAGAATAGCCAATTAGCTTCGATTAAAGATCATGAATTAATTGAGGCAAGAACTCGTTTGGAAGGGGCAATTCCTTATGCTCCAAAGAAAACAATTCCTCAGGCCACTCCGAAGAAACAAAGAAAGCTTCGTGAAGGTGACGAAGTAAAAGTGATTAGCTTTAACCAAAAAGGGACACTACTTGATCAAGTTAGTGAAGGAGAATGGCAAGTTCAGCTCGGTATTATTAAGATGAAAGTTAAAGAAAAAGATATCGAATATATTAGTTCACCTAAAGAAGTAAAAGAACGAACTGTTACTTCTGTAAAAGGTAAGGATTTTCATGTTAATCTTGAGCTAGATCTTCGAGGTGAAAGATATGAAGATGCGCTTATTCGTGTTGAAAAATATATCGATGATGCATTATTAGCTGGATATCCAAGAATTAATATCATTCATGGAAAAGGAACTGGCGCACTGAGACAAGGGGTACAGGAATACTTAAAAAAACACAGATCAGTTAAATCATATCGATATGGAGCAGCCTCCGAGGGCGGAATAGGTGTTACTGTTGTCGATTTAAAATAAGGTAATAGGGGTTCTAAGATGGAAAAGTTGGCAAAAATATTATTTGCGGTTTGTGCAGTATTTTTAATTTGGGGAATTTTGTATGTAACAGTTATTAAATAAAGTAATTGAGACTAGCATCATTAGTGTATTTCTATTAATTTATGTAGACGTTCAATCTTACATAAAAATGAACTTAGAAGACATAACCTGGGTTAGTCTCTTTTTTATTAGAAAGGTGAATTGGCTTGAAGAAAATCATTTTAGCATTAGTCATCTTTGTTATTGTCTTTGTTGGATTTAATGGTTTTCAACATAAACACCAAAAGAAGATAAATGATGTAAGTAAAGATATTATTGTGCAAAGAGATGTACGTTACACAAATCCTGCCCAAGTTCCACAAACCTTTGATGTATACCGATCTAAAAATTCTCATGGTCCATCACCAACATTGATATTTGTTCATGGTGGTTCTTGGAGATATGGAAGTAAAGCGTTAAATAAACGTTGGAGTACGATTTTTAATGAAATAGTAAAAGATGGATATACAGCAATTAGTATAGACTACACACTTTATTCAAAAGAAAATTATTCTTATAACTTTCCAGTTCGAGACGTGAAAACAGCAATTGACTTTATTTACACAAATTCAACTGAATTAGGAATTGATCGCAATCGAATTGGGATAGCTGGAGCTTCTGCTGGTGGACATTTAGCCTTATTAACTGGTCTTCAGCCCGATATACAAAATAAAATAAAATATATTATTGCTTGGTATCCAATTTCAGACTTAACGACCATGAATCAATCTCCTTCATCAAGAAGTTCAGAAATCGTAGATAAATATATGAATAGTACTGTAGATCAAATGACAGATGAGTATAATCGGATGAGTCCTATTCAATATGTAGAAAAAACAAAAGTCCCAATCTTTATCGTACATGGCACAGGGGATAAACTTGTACCGTTCAGTCAATCTAAGCGATTTGCTAAAAAAAATCCAAAAATGGTTACGTTGATTGCACTTAAAAATGGAAACCATGGATTTACAAATATTTCGGTACAAAAATCCACCAATGATACGATAAATTATTTAAAGGCAAGATTAAAAAAGTAAGGAGTATCAATGAATCATATTAATAAAATTCAATTTCTAACGAAAGAGCATTGGAATCTATTGTTACTAGCTGACCCCTCAAAAGAAATGATAGATAAATATATTCAAAAGAGTAATATTTATGAAGTACTAGACCAAAATTTACTCGTCGGTGTATTAGTATTAATGGAGAATTCAAGTGAAGAGGTTGAAATTAAAAATATTGCAATTGATCCACCCTTCCAAGGACAAGGATTTGGAAAGAATTTAATCCACTTTGGAATTATTGAATCTAAAAAACTTGGTTATTCTAAAATTTCAATCTGTACAGGAAACTCAAGTATATACCAATTAGCATTATATAAAAATAGCGGATTTCAAATCAGTACTGTTTTTCACAATTTCTTTATTGATAATTATGATGAAGAAATTTGGGAAAATGGCATACAGTGTAAGGATTTAATCAAGCTAGAACAATATTTATAAAATAAGCTACCTAAGAGCCCTTAGGTAGCTTATTGTTTATTCAATATACCGTTTGACATACATCACGTAAGTATTACGGTCTTGATCAACTTCATTAGAAGTTTGCTCGTAAATTTGATGATTTATTGTTAAATAAGTTGATTGAAGCCAAGAAAGTAGATCCAATTCATCTCCGCTTTCATAAAAATGAATTTCATCAAAAGAATCCACATCTCTAATTTCAATGCCTAACGGTCTGTTTAAATGGTAAAAAGGAGTATTTTCCATATCTGATTCAATTACTTCAATTACATATCGATCTTCTTCGATATAAGAACCTCTATTCTCGTAAACGAAACCATTTAAAATAAAGTAATCGCAATATCTTCTTGTATAGATTTGGACCTTTGATAAAAATGGAAAATGGTAAATTGGTCGTGTAAATTCTCCATCAAGTAATCGATATTCAAGAACAAAGATGTTGTCAGTATTAAACATTGTTCAAACTCCTTTAATAATTGTATATACATTAGTATATAACACAGTTTAGGATAGAAATGTATGTATTTATATATTGAATTAGGGAGAATACAATGTCAAAAACATCAAAATTAATGAAAAAAGTGAGTATTGCCTTAACAAGTGGTATTGTAGTTAGTTCATTAACCGGGTGTGGATCTGAACCAGAGTCGATTGAGACAACTGATAATTCTCAAGAATATTATGAATCAAGTCAACCAGTCTATGAAAATACAAAGCAAGGAAATGAGGTTGATGAGGGGACGACGGCTGAAGATCGTTTAGATGAGTCTGATTATATCGATAGTGACGAAACAGAGTTTGCGTATACAGATACGGAAATGCCTGATGAAGAAAATTGTAGTGATTGGGAATTTGACTATGAAGATAATATTTGGATTTGTGATGATAGTTCAAGCTCATTTTACAGAAATTACTTCTTTTTAGGTTCATTCTTTGCAACAAAAAATATGTTATATAGCAACAATGATTTTAATCAATACAAATCCTCAGGCATGATGAAAAGTAAAAATTCCTCAGCTAAAAAAAGTGGTTTTGGTAGTGGAGTTTCTGGAGGATTTGGAGGTTAGTTTAAAAGATAACGAGAGTAAGAGGGATAGATAATACTAATTTCTATATACTTTAATAGAAGGATTAGTTTAGTATAGATTAGAATAATTTAATACTCGAAAGGAGATCCCAATGTCAAAAACATCAAAATTAATGAAAAAAGTTAGTATCGCATTAACGAGCGGATTAGCAGTAAGTACATTAGCTGGCTGTGGTTCTCAAAATGCTGATAGACCAGACAAACCGAAAAATGACGATTGCCGTGATTGGGAGTTTGATGATGACGAAGGTGTTTGGGTTTGTGATGATAGCAGTAGTCATTACTACCATAGTTATTATCATGGCGGAATATTTTATCCTACAAGAACGGCACTTCATGCAAGTAGTTCTTATAAAAGTTATAAATCTTCTAGTAAATATGCAGGGCATACTTCGTCTTCAAGTAAAAGTGGTTTTGGAAAAGGTTCATCTGGAGGATTTGGTGGTTAATAATGGATAATGCAAATTTACAGAATCACAGACGAAAACGTAAAGAAGTATATCAAAAGCTTCCAGATTTTTGGGCGGATTTACAAGATTCTTATTATGCTTTATTAGACTATTATCCATTGACTGAAATTGAAGTTGGTGAAATTCATTCAATTACGGAACTAATTGGAACAATCTATGATAAGACTGCTCGGTTAATGAGACAGTTACCAGATGATATTTTTTATATGCTCGGTTATTCAAAGGAAATCGTCCCATTTTTACGTCATAAAACGATTGAAAGTGAAGGAATCATTAGAAGAATTGACCTTGTTCGTACAGTAGATGGTTGGAAACATTATGAATGCAATAGTGACACCCCAACTTTTATTATGGAGACCCATCATGTCAATGGTTACATTACGGATTATTTTAACTTGAAGAATCCTAATGCTGATAGTGAAATGAAACTTTCGAATGTCATAAATCATGTTGTCAACAAAAGCACAAAAGGGTTAGATAAACCAATTATTGTTTTTACAGCACATGGTGATCATGAAGAAGATTGGAAGACAGCTAAATATATCCAATCCTTATACAATGGTAAGAGTCAATTAATATCGCTAGAAGATTTACATATTATTGAAAACGATGGACTTTATACATCTAAAGGGGAAAGAATACACATTCTTTACCGACAAACCTATCCAATTGAACATCTAGAGCTTGATCAATCTTCAGATGGAACAAAAATTGGCCTGGCACTATTAGAACTTGTAAAAGACGGTAAATTGATTATTTTCAATCCATTATCTTCATTCTTACTACAGTCCAAGGCTATTCAAGCATTAATTTGGAATTTACATATAGAGCAATCAGATGTTTTTACTGTAGAAGAACATGGTGTAATTCGAAAACATTTTCTACCAACATTTCTAGAGCCGGATTTCTTTATAGAAAACAATCTCCCATATGTTGAGAAACCTGCATTTGGCCGTGAAGGAGATTCCATTAAGATTATTAACGGAGAAAACGGTCAACAAAGTAAACAAAATAACTATCATGATCAAGTTATGGTGTTTCAACAATATTCACCTTTACCTATGAGAAAGGTTATGACACCAGATGGAATGCTAGATTTACATGTATTAATAGGTAGTTTTTTAATTAAAGAAGAATACGGTGCAATTGGAGTACGTGCCGGGAATATTATTACCGGAAACGAAAGTTGTTTTTTACCAGTAGGAATCGTTGAAGAAAACATAAATTAATGAGGGGATGAGAAGATAAATGGATAGTATTGTTAGTACTTTAATGTATTTAGGATCAGGACTTATTCTGTTATTTATTGGATTTTTAGCATTTACTTTTACCACTAAGATGAGTGAACAAAAATTAATTTTAGAGGACGGTAATATTGCCGTTGCACTGAAATTAGCGGGAAAATTAGTAGGTTTAGCCATTGTTATTATGTCAGCAGCAAAGTATTCAGTTAACTATGGTGATTTCATTATTTGGAGCTTAGTTGGTATTATAGCTCAAATGGTAACTTATTGGATTGCAGAATTTGTATTATTTCCAAAAATTTCATTTGCTAAAAAGGTTGAAGAAGGAAATATAGCAGTAGCTGCTTTATTGTTTACTTTAAGTGTAACAGTAGGTTTATTAATTTCAGGTAGTATTTCATATTAAAGTATAAATGAGAATGCTAGAATGGTATTCTCATTTTTTCATTTCTGTCTTTAGTCTAATCAAGTTAGATAAACTGACAAACTAATTATGATTTTTACCTTTTATTAAAATTCTTTTAAATGTATGCTTAATGTAATTCATTTATTTAAACTTCAAGAAGGGGGAAGAGCGTTGACTTTAAACATAAAACAGCTTTCTAAAAATTTTGGAGAAACTATTGCCGTTAACGAATTGTCATTGACTTTGCCTACAGGAAGAGTATTAGGTTTATTAGGTAGAAATGGAGCAGGTAAAACGACCACTATTAAAATGTTATTAGGTCTTCTTACACCTACAAAAGGAGAAATAACTTGGAAAGGGAGTCCATTTAAATCCGATAAAGTTAAGATAGGGTATTTACCAGAAGAAAGAGGATTATTTACCAAAAGCAAGGTTGTTGATCAGCTTAAATATTTCGGGAAATTAGAAGGTATGTCTAATAAAGAGGTTGATGTAGCAATAACATATTGGCTAGACCGTCTAGAAATACCGCATTATCGAAATAAAAAGGCTGGGGAGCTTTCAAAAGGTAACCAGCAAAAAATTCAACTAATTGTAACTTTATTACATAACCCTGAGTTAATTATTTTAGATGAGCCATTTAGTGGACTAGATCCAGTTAATGCAGAGTTAATGGCTTCAATTATTATCGAACAAATTCAGAAAGGGAAAACGGTCATATTATCAAGCCACCGTATGGATCAAGTGGAGGCTTTTTGTGAGCATGTTTGTATACTTAAGAACGGTAATGTAGTCGCTGAAGGCAGTTTAAATAGCTTAAAAGAAGACTATGGGTATAGAAATTTAATTTTAGAAGATCTAACATCGATTAAACAAATACTAGATTCCAATAATGTAAGTTATGAACAAAAGCAATTAGGAATTTACGTAAAGGTAAAAAGTGATGAGGAGGCTTTTACGATTTTAAATCGTATTAAGTCAAACTTGGGTTCTATAAAGAAGTTCCAATTATTAGAACCTACACTAAATGATATCTTTATAGAGAGGGCGAAATAAATGAAGAAGTTTAGTACGGTCTTTTTATTTCATTTACGTGAAGGTCTTCTGGCAAGAGCAACGATGATAATGAGTGTTATTTTATTTGTATTAGTCGTTGGAATATTTGGAGTACAAAAATATTTTGCTGGTACAGAAAAGAGTAATAAGGATAAAGATAAAATTGTATTAATCGATAACTCGAAAAATTATTCAGTAGATATTGCTAGTTTAAACAAAACGATTAAATCTGCAAAAATCGAGCAAAGCGATGCATCGAAAGAAAAAGATTTAAAAAATCAAATTGAAGATGGTTCAAAAGATGGACTGCTTATTCTTACCGAAACGAACAATATCCCGTCAATTCAATATACGTATAAAAAGTTTTCAAATAGTGAAGTGCTTTCAGTCGTAAATATGACTTTGCAGCAAAATTACATAAATAAAACTGCCCAAGATTTGAAGCTGTCGCCTGAATCTGCAACAAAGTTATTGCAAAAAGTCGAAGTAAATGAAATTGTTCTAAAAAATCCAATGGCTACATTCGGAATTGCTTACTTTTTCGGTTTCTTATTATATATGTTTCTTTTAATCTATGGAAACTCAATTGCAACAGGAATTGTTGCTGAGAAGTCTTCTAGGGTAATGGAAGTACTATTACCAAAAGTAAGTCCTGTTGTGACTTTATACGGAAGAGTCATTGCGGTATTTTTTGTAGCTTGTGCACAATTAATTGTATTAGGAATAGGATTTCTGTTTGCCAATTTATTAGGCTGGGTTAATACGAATGCGATCTCTTTTTTCGGAATGAAAATAGATTTAGAGGCATTAGATACTACAACCATCATTGCATTTGTAGTTTATTTCTTATTAGGCTATTTACTTTATGGACTACTTTACGCAGCAATTGGATCAGTTGTTTCAAGAACAGAAGAGCTGCAAATGGTTCTGATGCCAATTACTATTTTAGTTGTAGCGGCTTTCTTTATTAGTATTAATGCATTAGTAAATCCAGGTGGTACATTTGTTCAAATTAGCTCATATATTCCATTTTTTGCTCCACTTGTAGCATTTTCTAGATTTGTAAGTGGAGAAATGAATTTTATAGAAATAAGTGCTAGTATATTAATTTTAATCGTTTCTATAATGATTTTAACTCGTGTTGCTAGCCGTATATATGTTAATGGGGTAATGTATTACAGTGAAAAAGTAAAGTGGAAAGATGTAGCTAGATTATTAAAAAGACAATAAAAAAAGATCTCATAGGTCAAATTGCTGACTCTTGAGATCTATTTTTTTATTGTCTAATTTTCTGTTGTATGCTAATTATCCTCTTCTTCTACACTACTTTTATCATCCTGCTGTAGAACTTCTAACACTCCAATTACAATCTCCGAAACACGTTTATATCCTCTTGTTTTATTTGGATGCATACTATCAATTAAATAATATGCACCGTTCATTCTATTCCACCCAACATTAGAGTATAGGTCGATGCATGGCAATGCGTAAAATGTAGCTACTTCTTTTACAGCTCTAGCATAATCAGATGTTAAATAACCTGCTTTATTTTTATCTTCATATTTTCCGTTGTGATATCTAGGTACAGGCGTCATAAGAATAATCCTACAATTTGGTAACCTTGTTTGTATTTTTTCAATCATTGAACACAAAGCTCCGATAAATGTAGATTCGTCTAAATTTGGTCGTTCATTTGTTGGGAACCCTTTTCCTAAAGGAATACCTCTACCAAAGTCATTTGTTCCACCCATTATTGTTAAAAGTTGAGTATTAAGTGGAATCGTAGCATTGATCCTTTGACTGTTACACATACTTGATAAAATTTCTGTCGTTCCATTTGGCTGTTGTTTAGGTGGTTGACCTTTGTAATTTCCGTTCTTATCAATCCAAGCAATCGAACCGTTTTCAGCTATAGTTGTTCCACCAATCCCTCTATTCACATGAGTCAAGCCTAACTTTTCCGCAACAGCAGGCTGCCATCCGTTAGACGAAGTGATACTATCTCCGTAACTAATCCATATTTTTGATTTGTAACCGGTTATTTTTTTTCCTTTTGCCTCGGCTATATTTGTAAATAATGAATTAAAAATACGTTTTACATACGATG
This genomic interval from Gottfriedia acidiceleris contains the following:
- a CDS encoding endonuclease MutS2; amino-acid sequence: MQRTLRVLEYDKIKEQLLKHASSSLGKERIKNLLPSTSYDEVVELHESTDEAVKVIRLRGNVPLGGLSDIRMQVKRADIGGMLSPSELIAISGVTYAGRQMIRFIEGLIESEVEIPYLESLSEQIIPLLELDKNIKAAIGDNGEVLDDASVTLRTIRGQVRTAEARIREKLESLTRGTNAQKMLSDSIVTIRNDRFVIPVKQEYRHVYGGIVHDQSSSGQTLFIEPQAVVTLNNSLQEAKVKEEQEIEKILIALTGQVAEASADLLQNVEILAEMDFLFAKANYSHAIKASKPILNNDRYFKLKKARHPLIPRDIVVANDIELGKDFTTIVITGPNTGGKTVTLKTIGICVLMAQSGLQIPALDGSEICVFEQIFADIGDEQSIEQSLSTFSSHMVNIVDILKHVNHSSLVLFDELGAGTDPQEGAALAISILDEVSEYGARVVATTHYPELKAYSYNREHVMNASVEFDVETLSPTYRLLIGVPGRSNAFEISRRLGLSTRVIEKARNHVSEESNEVENMIASLETSRKGAETEWKEAEDFRKESERVFKDLQKQMMEFYEHRDELYRGAQEEAKKRVRVAQQEAEEIIKELRALKNSQLASIKDHELIEARTRLEGAIPYAPKKTIPQATPKKQRKLREGDEVKVISFNQKGTLLDQVSEGEWQVQLGIIKMKVKEKDIEYISSPKEVKERTVTSVKGKDFHVNLELDLRGERYEDALIRVEKYIDDALLAGYPRINIIHGKGTGALRQGVQEYLKKHRSVKSYRYGAASEGGIGVTVVDLK
- a CDS encoding alpha/beta hydrolase, with the protein product MKKIILALVIFVIVFVGFNGFQHKHQKKINDVSKDIIVQRDVRYTNPAQVPQTFDVYRSKNSHGPSPTLIFVHGGSWRYGSKALNKRWSTIFNEIVKDGYTAISIDYTLYSKENYSYNFPVRDVKTAIDFIYTNSTELGIDRNRIGIAGASAGGHLALLTGLQPDIQNKIKYIIAWYPISDLTTMNQSPSSRSSEIVDKYMNSTVDQMTDEYNRMSPIQYVEKTKVPIFIVHGTGDKLVPFSQSKRFAKKNPKMVTLIALKNGNHGFTNISVQKSTNDTINYLKARLKK
- a CDS encoding GNAT family N-acetyltransferase yields the protein MNHINKIQFLTKEHWNLLLLADPSKEMIDKYIQKSNIYEVLDQNLLVGVLVLMENSSEEVEIKNIAIDPPFQGQGFGKNLIHFGIIESKKLGYSKISICTGNSSIYQLALYKNSGFQISTVFHNFFIDNYDEEIWENGIQCKDLIKLEQYL
- a CDS encoding glutathionylspermidine synthase family protein, producing MDNANLQNHRRKRKEVYQKLPDFWADLQDSYYALLDYYPLTEIEVGEIHSITELIGTIYDKTARLMRQLPDDIFYMLGYSKEIVPFLRHKTIESEGIIRRIDLVRTVDGWKHYECNSDTPTFIMETHHVNGYITDYFNLKNPNADSEMKLSNVINHVVNKSTKGLDKPIIVFTAHGDHEEDWKTAKYIQSLYNGKSQLISLEDLHIIENDGLYTSKGERIHILYRQTYPIEHLELDQSSDGTKIGLALLELVKDGKLIIFNPLSSFLLQSKAIQALIWNLHIEQSDVFTVEEHGVIRKHFLPTFLEPDFFIENNLPYVEKPAFGREGDSIKIINGENGQQSKQNNYHDQVMVFQQYSPLPMRKVMTPDGMLDLHVLIGSFLIKEEYGAIGVRAGNIITGNESCFLPVGIVEENIN
- a CDS encoding DUF350 domain-containing protein, whose product is MDSIVSTLMYLGSGLILLFIGFLAFTFTTKMSEQKLILEDGNIAVALKLAGKLVGLAIVIMSAAKYSVNYGDFIIWSLVGIIAQMVTYWIAEFVLFPKISFAKKVEEGNIAVAALLFTLSVTVGLLISGSISY
- a CDS encoding ABC transporter ATP-binding protein, giving the protein MTLNIKQLSKNFGETIAVNELSLTLPTGRVLGLLGRNGAGKTTTIKMLLGLLTPTKGEITWKGSPFKSDKVKIGYLPEERGLFTKSKVVDQLKYFGKLEGMSNKEVDVAITYWLDRLEIPHYRNKKAGELSKGNQQKIQLIVTLLHNPELIILDEPFSGLDPVNAELMASIIIEQIQKGKTVILSSHRMDQVEAFCEHVCILKNGNVVAEGSLNSLKEDYGYRNLILEDLTSIKQILDSNNVSYEQKQLGIYVKVKSDEEAFTILNRIKSNLGSIKKFQLLEPTLNDIFIERAK
- a CDS encoding ABC transporter permease, giving the protein MKKFSTVFLFHLREGLLARATMIMSVILFVLVVGIFGVQKYFAGTEKSNKDKDKIVLIDNSKNYSVDIASLNKTIKSAKIEQSDASKEKDLKNQIEDGSKDGLLILTETNNIPSIQYTYKKFSNSEVLSVVNMTLQQNYINKTAQDLKLSPESATKLLQKVEVNEIVLKNPMATFGIAYFFGFLLYMFLLIYGNSIATGIVAEKSSRVMEVLLPKVSPVVTLYGRVIAVFFVACAQLIVLGIGFLFANLLGWVNTNAISFFGMKIDLEALDTTTIIAFVVYFLLGYLLYGLLYAAIGSVVSRTEELQMVLMPITILVVAAFFISINALVNPGGTFVQISSYIPFFAPLVAFSRFVSGEMNFIEISASILILIVSIMILTRVASRIYVNGVMYYSEKVKWKDVARLLKRQ
- a CDS encoding SGNH/GDSL hydrolase family protein, with the protein product MARLTSYVKRIFNSLFTNIAEAKGKKITGYKSKIWISYGDSITSSNGWQPAVAEKLGLTHVNRGIGGTTIAENGSIAWIDKNGNYKGQPPKQQPNGTTEILSSMCNSQRINATIPLNTQLLTIMGGTNDFGRGIPLGKGFPTNERPNLDESTFIGALCSMIEKIQTRLPNCRIILMTPVPRYHNGKYEDKNKAGYLTSDYARAVKEVATFYALPCIDLYSNVGWNRMNGAYYLIDSMHPNKTRGYKRVSEIVIGVLEVLQQDDKSSVEEEDN